A DNA window from Pirellulales bacterium contains the following coding sequences:
- a CDS encoding nucleoside hydrolase produces the protein MARKVILDVDPGIDDAVAIALALFDPRLEVLAVTAVAGNVNAEQATRNVQAIIEQLDPPRLPRIGAAVRPERDPLVDSRHVFGADGLGNADFAVAELHHVHPSDKVITDEIRNAPEAVTIVALGPLTNIATVLRRDPTLAEQVGQLVIMGGAVGGPGNITPAAEFNIYCDPAAARAVFRSKTTKTLIPLDVTSQVVMTFDLLDQLPDESTPVGGLLHRILPYSFRSHRQLFGLEGTYLHDPVALMALLEPGLFDTERLAGDVEVQGDLTMGATVFDRRQVPEWRPNIDVATSVDSAGVVAALVRSLKQAGQ, from the coding sequence ATGGCCCGCAAAGTCATTCTCGACGTCGATCCCGGCATCGACGACGCCGTGGCGATCGCCCTGGCGCTGTTCGATCCGCGGCTGGAGGTGCTGGCGGTGACGGCGGTGGCCGGCAACGTCAATGCCGAGCAGGCCACGCGCAACGTGCAGGCCATCATCGAGCAGTTGGACCCGCCGCGCCTGCCGCGGATCGGCGCCGCCGTGCGGCCCGAGCGCGATCCGCTGGTCGACTCGCGTCACGTGTTCGGGGCCGACGGACTGGGCAACGCCGACTTTGCGGTGGCCGAGCTGCACCACGTACACCCTTCGGACAAAGTCATCACCGACGAAATCCGCAACGCCCCGGAAGCGGTCACGATTGTGGCGCTGGGGCCGCTGACGAACATCGCCACGGTGCTGCGACGCGATCCGACGCTGGCCGAGCAGGTGGGGCAGCTCGTCATCATGGGCGGCGCCGTTGGCGGGCCGGGCAACATCACGCCCGCCGCCGAGTTCAATATCTATTGCGATCCGGCCGCCGCCCGCGCCGTGTTTCGCTCGAAAACGACGAAGACGCTGATACCGCTCGACGTCACCAGCCAGGTGGTGATGACGTTCGACCTGCTCGATCAGCTTCCCGACGAATCGACTCCCGTAGGCGGCCTGTTGCACCGGATCCTTCCTTACTCGTTCCGCTCGCACCGGCAGCTCTTTGGTTTGGAAGGGACGTATCTGCACGACCCGGTGGCCTTGATGGCGTTGTTGGAGCCGGGCCTGTTCGACACCGAGCGGCTGGCCGGCGATGTGGAGGTGCAAGGCGACCTGACGATGGGGGCGACCGTGTTCGATCGCCGGCAGGTGCCCGAGTGGCGGCCGAACATCGACGTCGCGACTTCGGTGGATTCCGCCGGCGTCGTCGCCGCGCTCGTTCGCAGCCTCAAGCAGGCGGGGCAGTAA
- a CDS encoding thiamine pyrophosphate-binding protein — MHDAQVAPRRHEAHRVLGLSIGEYLIRRLQEVGIRDAFGIPGDYILGFYSMLEQSPINVVGCCREDNAGFAADAYARINGIGAVCVTYGVGGLSLCNSIAGAYAEKSPVVVISGAPGIRERYKNPLLHHKVRDFRTQLDVFEKICVATAEVADPSIAFRDIDRVLSACTRSKRPVYIELPRDMVRVVPDAPHEFRSVEATSDPEALAEAVGEATRLIAGCRKPVILAGVEIHRYGLQDELLHFAESTRIPIACTVMGKSVVHETHPLFAGLYEGAMSRAEVTQFVEESDCVIMLGAFMTDIDLGIYTANLDPANCIYAMSDDLRIRHHHYQDVVLGDFIRALTARRPQPPERTPPKRPDRNGEAYQVQPDRPVTITRLIERLNQSLDDRTIVVSDIGDALFASTELTTRGRTEFIGPAYYTSMGFGVPGALGAATARPDLRTVVIVGDGAFQMTGNELSTLVRHGHHSIIVVLDNKGYGTERILHPGEFKYNEVQPWAYHKLPEVFGGGRGYEVRTEGEFDRALSQAWHDKQLHLIQAHLPQDDCSPALCRLAEHLRKRM, encoded by the coding sequence ATGCACGATGCACAAGTTGCTCCGCGCCGCCATGAAGCTCATCGCGTGCTCGGCCTGTCGATCGGCGAGTATCTTATCCGCCGCCTGCAAGAAGTCGGCATCCGCGACGCCTTCGGCATACCGGGCGATTACATTCTCGGCTTCTACTCGATGCTCGAACAAAGCCCGATCAACGTGGTCGGCTGCTGCCGCGAAGACAATGCCGGTTTTGCCGCCGACGCATACGCCCGTATCAACGGCATCGGCGCCGTGTGCGTTACCTACGGCGTGGGCGGCCTGAGCCTGTGCAATTCGATCGCCGGGGCCTATGCCGAGAAATCGCCGGTGGTGGTGATTTCCGGGGCGCCGGGCATCCGTGAACGCTACAAGAACCCGCTGTTGCACCACAAGGTGCGCGATTTCCGCACGCAGCTCGACGTGTTCGAGAAAATCTGCGTGGCCACGGCCGAGGTGGCCGATCCGAGCATTGCCTTTCGCGACATCGACCGCGTGCTCTCGGCCTGCACGCGCAGCAAGCGGCCGGTGTATATCGAGTTGCCGCGCGACATGGTGCGCGTCGTGCCCGACGCCCCGCACGAATTTCGCTCGGTCGAAGCGACGAGCGATCCCGAAGCCCTGGCCGAGGCGGTGGGCGAGGCCACCCGGCTCATCGCCGGCTGCCGCAAGCCGGTCATTCTGGCAGGCGTCGAGATCCATCGCTATGGCCTGCAAGACGAGCTATTGCACTTCGCCGAATCGACCCGCATTCCCATCGCCTGCACGGTGATGGGCAAAAGCGTGGTGCATGAAACGCATCCGCTGTTCGCCGGCCTCTACGAAGGGGCCATGAGCCGCGCCGAGGTGACGCAGTTCGTCGAAGAGAGCGACTGCGTGATCATGCTGGGCGCGTTTATGACCGACATCGACCTGGGCATTTATACGGCCAATCTCGATCCGGCGAATTGCATCTATGCCATGAGCGACGACCTGCGTATCCGGCACCACCACTATCAAGACGTGGTGTTGGGCGACTTTATTCGGGCGTTGACGGCGCGGCGGCCTCAGCCGCCCGAACGCACGCCGCCCAAGCGGCCCGACCGCAATGGCGAAGCCTATCAGGTTCAGCCCGACCGGCCGGTGACGATCACTCGGCTGATCGAGCGGCTGAACCAGTCGCTCGACGACCGCACGATCGTAGTTTCCGACATCGGCGACGCGCTGTTCGCGTCGACCGAGCTGACCACGCGCGGCCGCACGGAGTTCATCGGTCCAGCCTATTACACGTCGATGGGTTTCGGCGTGCCCGGCGCCTTGGGCGCGGCGACCGCGCGGCCCGATCTGCGGACCGTGGTGATCGTGGGCGACGGCGCCTTCCAGATGACCGGCAACGAGCTGTCCACGCTCGTTCGGCACGGTCATCATTCCATCATCGTCGTGCTCGACAACAAGGGCTACGGCACGGAACGGATTCTGCATCCGGGCGAATTCAAGTATAACGAGGTCCAACCCTGGGCGTACCACAAGCTGCCGGAGGTGTTCGGCGGCGGGCGGGGATATGAAGTCCGGACCGAAGGCGAGTTCGACCGGGCTTTGTCGCAGGCCTGGCACGACAAGCAGTTGCACTTGATCCAGGCGCACTTGCCGCAGGACGATTGCAGCCCGGCGCTGTGCCGCCTGGCCGAGCATTTAAGGAAGCGAATGTAG